The DNA region CATTATCTCAGGCTATCGCGGTTAAGTCCGATCCTTGAGTAATGATGCTAAGTCGAGTCTTATCAGCTGGATTTGTTTACTGGTTAGCGATGGCATGATGGTGATGGTTCGGTAGTATCAATCGGCTTTCCTAGCCGATTCTGAGCTGAACGGTAAGTGTAAATTCTAAATAATTAGATGCATTGGTTAATTATGTTTAGCTTGTCGCTCAACGGTAAGTGTAAATTCTAAATAATTAGATGCATCGGTTAATTATGTTTAGCTTGTCACCTTGCTGTTAGCGCTGTCTCGGTTATACCCGATCCGACTAATGGTGATAATAAATTTAGCTTAATTAAATGTATGTGTTTAGATATGAGATTTTTATCCTTAATCCTATTTCATCACGGAATCGGCTTTGTAGCCGATATTCGGTACTGTGCTTCGGACATCCTGGCCGATGCATTTGTTGGAACTATTCGGAAACCCAGTTTGTTATTGttttactgattaaatttcttttCCCTTGTCATTTGtaggtcaaattgactggcacgTCCTGAAACCGATTTGCGGGACCTGCACTGGAGATAAGCAAAGTTTTCAGACCTTAGCGTGTCGTGCTCCGCAAAATTCACCATCCGATATTTACAGTGTTATATAGTTACAAACCGGTTCGACAGCTAGGAGGACAACTGAAAATCTGGAAGTGCATTTAGGCCCCTAGTGGGTTTTGATGAATAGATTGACACCGTGATTAAAGAACTAATGATTTTATTGAGTATATGAGCAAGAGTTGATTGGTATATCAATGAAATATTTATGATGAAAGATACTGAAAGTAAAGATAAAAGGCTCCTATGACAAGATGTGTAATTAAGCTATGATTAAAGTGACAATATTGACAAACAATAATTACTATATAGATTGAGTCATATGTTGATGATAACCATTTATTCTCATATACAAATGAAGCTTGTTGATAAAATTATAGCACCAGAAGGAAATTTCTTGTGAAGAAATAGACAATCTAAATAGCAGATAAGTTATAAAGAATTGTGAAGAATGAATTTTATTGATGATTTAATTATGATACAAACCTATATGGAACTCTATGTGATGCAAGGATGAAGAGTTGGAATTCGGGATAGTGTTTCGAGGGACTAATCTTGACAAAGGGCAATTGGTTTGTGCCGAGGTACCAACGCTAGGATGAAGAAACTTTCTTTGGATTCAACTTGAAGAATCTTGGTCATGTAGGGTGTTCATATTAGCAAGTATCAATCCGTCTAGAATCTTAATGTAAAGATTGTGGTTTGAACAAAAAGTGAATTTCATTCAAAGATAATGGTTTAAGTCACTAGCTAAAGAAAGTTGTGCTCAAGTTATAGAAATCAAGTTGGATGCACTCCTCAGATTGAGAATGATCAAGGCATCACATGGTACACTTTTGAGAAACTCAAATGGTTGAAATGTAATCTATCTTTGATCTTGAGTATTGGTGTgccgcactattaagagggatgcaTCACATTGTGTTTTGGTTTAGCCTCAGTGCTCAAGTAATCCAAGTGAATTAAGAGAGACACAAAAATCTCAAGCGCACATTGAGTGGAATTAATAGGGCAACCCGAAAGTTCCGGGTTTTTTAACCCGGAAGTTTCGGATTTTGCTTACGTGGTACTAACGGCTAGTAGGTTTGAAAACCTGGAAGTTCCTGGTATGAGAATCAGGAAGTTCCGGATTCTAACTGTCACATAACGACTAGTTTCTTTGGACCCAGCTATTTATACGCTTGAGCCCCCTCCTTGGTGGGCTGCTGTTTCAGGTATTTTTCTGCTGCTTACTGGTCGTTCTAAGAAAGCTTGGTAGCCTTGTTGAGCTCTCCCCAACCTCTATTTATGAGATTGTGTGATTCTTGTAATATTCTTGAGTTGGGTTTGAGAATGTGAAAGCTTGAGAGCACTAGAGTGCACAGCAAACCTTGAGCACTTGAGTTTGGCCGAAATCGTGTGTTTcacatttgttactcttggagctttagCTTCTAGACGGCTAGGTGTTGTCCAGCGAGCATCCAATTGTGTGAACTATCATGGGAGGTTTGTAAGTGTCGGTTTCCACCTCCGAAAGGGAAGGGAATCAAGATAATGGAAGATCAAGGTGTGCTTGTGTAGCGCCCTGATAGGGGAGGCTTTGCGGCACTCCTCAACGGAGAGTAGGATTCACTAAGTTTGTGTAGAACATGCGGTGATTCAAAACTTCGATAAAAATTTTGGTGTCAATTGTGTTCGATTTTATCTCGTAGATTTGAGGAGCTCTCCATTGAACACTTGCATGTGTTCTTGAAAAGATTATTGTTTTTTATTTACAGAAACTGTGTGTACCTGCTCCATAAATTTCTTTTAGCCTACTCTACATCTGGAGTTTGAACTTGTAACTATTTATTCGCACTAGATTTACTGTCTTCACTTTACTTTACGtgatgtcggtgtttaaccggctgcccaccgagggatatgaccaaggtggtaagttttgggtgaagagacgccgagatcaggaactcgaaggtgcaaggaacacaagacttagacaggttcgggccgcacggagcgtaacaccctacgtcctgtatggcttgtattgcctttggtgtagaatgacctaatgatcttctgttttttgagaggggtcgctgacctcccttatatatccgagaggctagggttataaagatactaaccaataccagctgaggaatcgtaccagaacatatctcgaggaGATTCCCCctatatcggttagccttatctcttatttaaacggaataaataagagataaataagatgaataagagataagacggacttaatctcttagacctctttaaactacgttatgtgcccagcccggtggccccgggtctgacacgtaAACCCAGAAGTTCCGGTTtatagaacctgaaagttatgTAAACCCAGAAGTTCCGGTTTATAGAAGCTGAAAGTTCCGAGTTCATCCACTGCTTAAATTCGAAAGTTCCGAATTTGCTCACCCGGAAGTTCCGGGTTAATTTTTTCCGCTATTTTGGATTCAAAATTTCAGATGCGCCTATTCATCCGCATGGGACGACATCACGGTCCTTTCAAAACCAAATTAAGGGACTATTACTCGCTGTGTAAACAACCTAACTTGGTTGTCCCGACCATGATGGCATCAACTAGAGCTGGGTATCTTGTTTGATCTCAGTTCATTAAGACCTTGTTTCAATCTAGATTCTATACTACCTATACATTTGCTCGGGCCACTCCGCTAGACGACGCATGGAATGGTAATTAGACAAGTACTATCAGAGGTTCAGAGCAAATGATTTTTTTCGAACGAAACAACACTCGACGAGAGCAAATGATTTACACACAAGAAGAAGGATCAGCGGATCACTCGCGGAATTCAGCTGATGATTCAGTGAGGTCGATCCTGCTGAGGAATGTCTCCGTCAGTGAGCCGTAGTACAGATGCTTGCCGACCTTGAGCCAGCCGGTAGTGAGGGCCAGCCGCGGGTCGGTGTACATGGACACCGGCTCCCCGTCCGGCGTCACGCTCACCGTCCCCGAGTTCTTCAGCCCGTGGGGAACCGCCACGAACTTCTCGACGAGGTACACCAGCTTCCGGACGAACGGATACTTCATCAGCATGTCCCACTGAAGAGTTCTCCCCTGCAGGTTCAAACGATCATCGATCAACTGCTGCCTAGGCTCCtagcaaaaattttaccatgcCAAAACATTTTTTTCCCTCTGACGATGATTGATGAGAAGATGAAATTTGTGGTGTTACCGCGGACAAGGCAATCCAGTACCGGCCTTCTCCGTCGTACCGGATGTTGTCAGGGAATCCCGGAAGGTTGTCGACGAACTTCTCCGCCGTGCCTTTCTTGTCTCCGGCGATGAGGTACCTCGAGCACCTCCTCCTGCAGCAGAACGTGAATGGCAGGCAGGTCAGGTCACATGCCGTCGTAAACATCCAGGCAGCGAGAGGCCTCACAGTACAGATTCGCTAGCTGCTGGGCTGAAAGGTAACGAGCGTGTTCAGTCGGGCACTCACAGCACCGTCTCGCAGTAGATGAGCGAGGTCTGGTCCGGCGAGATCGCGACGCCGTTGGCGAAGTAGAGGTCGCGCGCGAGCACCGCCGTCCGCCCCGTGGCCGGGTCGAAGCTCAAGAGCCGCCCGTGGGGCCGCGCCTCGAGGATGTCCGTCATGTGGTTGTCGAGGTTGTACTTGTACGACGCGTCCGTGAAGTAGATGGTGCCGTCGGCGGCGACGTCCACGCCGTCGGTCAGCTTGAACTTGACGCCCTCCGCCGCGTCCGTGAGCAGCTCCACCTTCCTTTCAGGGCTCACCTTCAGCAATCCCTGTCATGTCAAGGGCATCAGATCAGATTTGCCATACGAATCCTAGAGCGGTACGATGAACGGAAGTAGAGCAGTTAACCCACGATGTCCGCGTCGGCCACGATCAGGCCGCCGTCCGCGGCGAGCACGACGCCGAGCGGGCGGCCGCCGGTGCGTGCCCAGTCCTCGACGTCCCCGCCGGGCACGCTGACCCTCCTGACC from Panicum hallii strain FIL2 chromosome 9, PHallii_v3.1, whole genome shotgun sequence includes:
- the LOC112876361 gene encoding protein STRICTOSIDINE SYNTHASE-LIKE 5-like — protein: MATGLGFLKAVALVLAPVALAAALYSPRDFSPAPMPPEYSYGPVVSAPRHEARALARSERVGEGRLPGPEDLAYDATGGWLYTGCADGWVRRVSVPGGDVEDWARTGGRPLGVVLAADGGLIVADADIGLLKVSPERKVELLTDAAEGVKFKLTDGVDVAADGTIYFTDASYKYNLDNHMTDILEARPHGRLLSFDPATGRTAVLARDLYFANGVAISPDQTSLIYCETVLRRCSRYLIAGDKKGTAEKFVDNLPGFPDNIRYDGEGRYWIALSAGRTLQWDMLMKYPFVRKLVYLVEKFVAVPHGLKNSGTVSVTPDGEPVSMYTDPRLALTTGWLKVGKHLYYGSLTETFLSRIDLTESSAEFRE